DNA sequence from the Bacteroidota bacterium genome:
AAATTTGATGTTTCTTTTTAGTCCTGCAAATTTAGTTCTCAATACTGCGGAGTTTTTAAATAATTTGTTAAATTTTCCTTTTTCAAGATTTTGCCAGTCTTCAGCCTTCATTCGAGACAGCTCCTCTGAGGGTCTAAATTCAGGAATTAAGGTAGGGATTGCTTTCTTATTCCATGGACAAACATCCTGACAAATATCACAGCCGTAAATCCATTTGTTAAAAGAGTTTTTGTAACGATCAGGAATTTCATCTTTGTTTTCGATGGTCAGGTATGAAATGCATTTTCTCGCATCCAAACGATATGGAGCAACCAAGGCATTGGTTGGGCAGGCATTGAGGCATTTGGTACAAGAGCCGCAATAATCTTCAATGGGTTCATCAACATCTAAATCCAGATCAATAATAATCTCCCCGACAAAAAAGAAAGAACCCTGTTCTTTCGTAATTAAGCAAGTGTTTTTCCCAATCCACCCAAGACCGCTTTTTTGTGCCCATCTTTTATCCAGCACAGGAGCCGAGTCGACAAAGATTCGTGCAGTTCTCTTGCCACATAATTCTTCAATAAAATTTAATAGTTCTGTAAGTTTATCTTTTAGTACAAAATGATAATCTACGCCATAGGCATATTTCGAAATTTTATATTGATCTTCAGCATGAAGCGGTTTTTCAGGATAATAATTTAGCAAAACCGAAATAACCGATTTTGCGTTTTCGACTAAAAGGCGGGGATCAGTGCGTTTTTCAACATGATTTCTCATATAGGCCATCTCACCTTCATGATTCTGATCCAACCATTTTTTAAAAAAAGCTACATCTTCGACTAAAAAGTTAGCTTTAGAGATCCCACATGCATGAAAGCCAATTTTTAGGGCAAAGTTTTTTATCTTCTCCGAAATTGTTACTTGCTCAGGCATCAAATCTCATTTATTTAAAAAAGAGAAGACTGATCTTTTTCTTTAATTTTCCCTAGGTGCTTATAAGCCAATGCTGTCACTTCACGTCCACGTGGAGTACGCATCATATATCCTTCCTGGATCAGAAAGGGTTCATAAACTTCTTCAATGGTTCCGGCTTCTTCGCCAACGGCGGTTGAAATGGTTGAAATTCCCACAGGGCCTCCTTTGAACTTTTCGATGATCGTTAAAAGGATGCGATTATCCATTTCGTCAAGTCCGTTTTTATCAACATTTAATGCAGCCAGGGCATATTGAGCAATGGCCAAATCAATGTTTCCGTTCCCTTTTATTTGGGCAAAGTCGCGCACGCGTCGCAAAAGTAAGTTTGCAATTCGTGGGGTTCCCCTGCTTCTTCTTGAAATTTCAGAGGCAGCATCTTC
Encoded proteins:
- the queG gene encoding tRNA epoxyqueuosine(34) reductase QueG; translation: MPEQVTISEKIKNFALKIGFHACGISKANFLVEDVAFFKKWLDQNHEGEMAYMRNHVEKRTDPRLLVENAKSVISVLLNYYPEKPLHAEDQYKISKYAYGVDYHFVLKDKLTELLNFIEELCGKRTARIFVDSAPVLDKRWAQKSGLGWIGKNTCLITKEQGSFFFVGEIIIDLDLDVDEPIEDYCGSCTKCLNACPTNALVAPYRLDARKCISYLTIENKDEIPDRYKNSFNKWIYGCDICQDVCPWNKKAIPTLIPEFRPSEELSRMKAEDWQNLEKGKFNKLFKNSAVLRTKFAGLKRNIKFVSD